The sequence TTTTATAATTTGCAACCCTAATGCAAGAGCAATAAGATTATTAATTAATAACCAAAAAAATGATTTAACTTCTTGGAAAGGTTATTTTATGCTTCGTAATTTATTTTATTTACATACAAAGTATGGTGAAAATTTTTTTGTGAGAAAAAAAATTATTTTATTGTCTCTTGGTTATGTTTTTTATTGTTTATTAAAAGGAAACTTTAAGCAATTAAAAGTTATTTATAATGCATATAAAGATTCATTTAATTTAAGTAACAATGAAAAATTTAAGCCCTAATATAATAGTTTAATTTTTAAATGGAATCTTAGATAATTTAAAGATTCGCTAAGAGGAATATATGGATTACTTATCTCATGCAAAATTAGCTATTCATAATGAAATAGAAGGGATTAAATATGTAGAATCTAAGTTAGACGATAATTTTAATAAAATTATCGATACTATACATTTTTCGTCTGGGCGCGTAGTCATGTGTGGAATGGGAAAATCAGGACATATAGCAAAAAAAATTTTTGCTACATTGGTTAGTACAGGCACTCCAAGTTTGTTTATGCATCCTGCTGAAGCATATCATGGAGATTTAGGTATGATCAAAAAAGAAGATATATTTTTTGTAATATCTAATTCAGGTGAGACATCAGAAGTAACTCAATTATTACCCTTCATAAATAGAAATGGCAATATATTAATTTCTATGACAGGAAATTCTCAATCAACTATTGCTAAAAGTTCTACTTTTCATATTGACATAAGAATAGAACGAGAAGCTTGTCCGCTAAATTTAGCTCCAACTACATCAACAACTGCTTCTTTAGTGATTGGAGACGCAATTGCAATTGCGTTAATGCATGCGAATAATTTTAGAGTAGAAAATTTTGCACAGTATCATCCGGGGGGAGCTCTTGGTAAAAAATTGTTATCCACAGTACGTGAATATACAAATCCTGCAATTTTTGTATCTTCAAATACAACATTAATAGATATCTTAACCGAGTTATCTAGATCTTACAGTGGAACTATTCTAGTCGGAAATGAAGATAAATTATATGGAGTCATTACTGATGGTGATACTAGAAAAAAATTATTACAAGTAGATAAAAAAGAAATTTTTGATATAACAGCAAAAGAAATAATGACAATAGACCCGAAAACTACATCAGCTAATACTAAATGTAATGATGCAAATATGAAAATGGAAAGGCATGGTATAAATTCATTAGTTGTGATAGAAAATGGAAAAGTATTTGGTATATATGATAATTTGAATAGAAAAAGGTAAGTTTATGAAGATAGTTGCTTTTTTGCCAGCAAAAGGTTCAAGTTCTAGAATAGAAAGTAAAAATCTGAAACTTTTAGATGGAAAGCCACTTTTTCTACATATGTTAGAAAAGTTAGTTAATTCAAATCTTTTTCATGAAATATATTTAGATACCGAATCAGAAGATATAATTAAAGCTGCCTCTGAATTAAATTGTAAAGTTTTACATAGAGAATCAAAGCTTGCCTCTAATAAAACTGATGGTAATCGCTTATTTTTAAATGAAGTGAAACATGTAGATGCAGATATTTATGTACAAGTTCTATGTACAAGTCCTTTTATTGAAATGAGCACGATAGAAGAAGGTATAAATGTACTAAAGAAAAATAAAAAATTTGACTCGGCAGTTTTGGTTAGAGAAGAAAAATTGTATATTTGGGATAATGAAAGTCCAGTATATGATATAAATAATATACCTAATAGCAATGATTTAAAAAGTACAATTATTGAAACTATGGGGTTGTACATAATTACTAAGGAAGCAGCTTTATTAACAAAAAGAAGAATAGGAAATACTCCATATTTATTAAAAGCCTCTCCACTTGAAGCAGTAGATGTTAATTGGCCAGAAGATTTTAATTTAGCAGAGCTTATTGCAGCGGGCCGAAGGGAAAAGGATCGAAAATTATTAGGTAATATTAAGAATTGTTTGTCTAGCAGTTTGTTATCTGATTTATTGGATGATTTAGGATATCCAAATCAAGTGATTAAAGGATTATTGCCAAATATAAAACAAGCGAAATTACTTGGAAGGGCAAAACCGCTGAAATTAAGAAAATTAAAGGAAAAAGAAAATTTTGATGGAATTTATAATGCGTTAAATAGTTATAGTACTATCATACCAAATGATATTATTATTGTTGAAAATGAAGTTGATGATTATGCATATTTTGGAGAATTAAATGCTAATTTAGCCATTCGTGCAGGCGCGGCTGGAGTAATAGTTAATGGGATGACTAGAGATCACATTGAAGTTATTGCAACAGGGTTTCCTGTTTTTTCTAAAGGCTATACATGTCAAGATGTTAGAAAAAGAGCAACTACAGAATATTTTAATAAAACAATACAGCTGAATGGAATAAAAATTGAACCAGAATGTCTTGTATTTGCTGATTCTGAAGGCGTTATTATTATTCCTAAAGATATTGAAAAACAAGTAATTGAAGAAGTATATAAGAGAGCTACAAATGAAAAGAAGATTCTATCGGATATTGCTAGTGGTGTAGATATCAATAAAATAATTAATGACTACGGTTTTTTCTAAAAAATGATTTGAGTATTTATTCAAGGTATTTAGTGATAATGATTATAAAAAAATCTATTTTAGAGGGTTGTATTATTATTGAGCCTAAAGTATTTATTGATGAGCGCGGTTTTTTTTTAGAAACATTTCACAGCAAACGCTATATTGAAGCTGGTATAGAAATACCTTTTGTGCAAGATAATCGCTCTAGCTCTTCAAGGGGGGTTTTACGTGGTTTACATTTTCAAAAAAGTAAGCCCCAAGGAAAATTGGTTACGGTTACTTATGGTGAAGTGTTTGATGTAGCAGTTGATATTCGACCTGATTCAGCTACGTTTGGTCAATATGAATCTGTTATTCTAACAGAAAAGAATAAACTACAATTATATATACCTCCAGGTTTTGCACATGGATTTTGTGTTCTAACTGAGAAAGCTGATTTTCAGTATAAGTGTACAGACTATTATGATCCAACGGATGAAAGTGGAATACGTTGGGATGATCCACAATTAAATATTCCATGGCCTAAATTGAATTTAATTTTATCTGAAAAAGATAGTAACCTGCCATTTTTAAATGAAATAAAAATTGATTTAATAAATGGATGGAGAAAATGAGTTTATATACAATATTGGGTGGTTCTGGTTTTATTGGTTCTGAAGTAACAAGGCAATTACAAAAAAACGGATATAATGTATTTATACCTGAAAGAAATGATAAAGATATTTTAAAACGAGAATTAGGTATAATAATTTATTGTGTAGGTAGTGGTGATTGTGAAAATTTACCCTTTTCTGTGTTTGATGCTAATGTCAAATTATTGTCTGATATAATAATAAATGGTAAGTTTAAAAAGATAATATATTTATCTTCAACTAGATTATATATGAATAATATTACCTCTGTTGAAGAATCAGATTTTATTATTGGTCACCAAGATAATAGACGATTATTTAATTTAACAAAGCTCGTTGCAGAAGAATTATGTTTAAAAAGCTCTTATAATATTTTAATTGTTAGACCGTCAAATGTATATGGTGCAGCATTCAGTAGTCCTCTATTTTTGCCATCTATCACGAGAGATGCAATTAATAAAGGTATTGTTAATATGTATGTAAGCCCTAATTATAGTAAAGATTATGTTTCTGTCTCAGATGTAGCCAATGCTATAGTAAAATTATCCTTATTAGAAAAAACTAAATATAAAATATATAATTTGGCATATGGAAAAAATGTTTCTGCAAATGAAATAGCATCTGTTCTTATTAAGAAAACAAAATGTGAAGTTAATTGGATTTATAATCATTTTGATGAAAAATTCCCGGTAACATCCATTGATAGAATTAAATCTGAGATTAGTTATAAACCAAGATTTATATTAAAGGATTTAGAAAAAATGGTTGATGATTTTAGAGCATTTTTGAAAAAATAAGAGAGAAATATTTTTGAATACTTTTTTTTTAATGATACAGGATGGTATAAAAAAAATATTTTCTATATTTTTTCTTATATTGCTAGCCAGGATTTTAAATCAAGATGATTTTGGATATTATCAACAAATAATTTTAGTTGTAAATGTTTTTGCTATGATATTTATAGCGGGAATGCCAACAGCATTAAATTATTTTTATGCTGAATTATTAGATAAGACTAAAGGGAAACAACTTTTTCAAAGATTTTTTTTATTACAAATAATCATAATTTTATTTGGTGTTTTTATTTTATTATGTTTATCTTACTTAATATCTACTGGTTTTAAAAATACTTATATTTATGATTATTCAATATTTATATCATTGATTTTTGTTGGTTTGGTTTTACCAGAATTTTTTAGAAATTCAAGTGTAACTTTGAATAAGATGAAAGATTATACAATAATTACTTCATCCATTCAAATAATAACAATATTAATTATTTCTTTTGTTGCTATAAAAACACAAAATATCATTGATCTAATTATTATTTCTTCGATTTCATCTATTCTCTTGGTTACTATTTTACTTTTGAATAACCGAAAAAATTTTACCCCTTGGCTAATAAATTATAAAAATTTCAAATTTAATAAAAATGAGATTAGTTATATCATTGCTATGAGTTCTACTGCTTTTGTTGGTATGATTAACAGTTATACTGATCAAATTATGACATCGTTATTATTATCACCAGTTGAATACTCATTATTGAAAGTTGCTGCATTTCAGATCCCATTCATTAGTATTGTTACAGGCTCATTATTAACGGCTATGATCCCGTTAATAACAGCATACTATAAAAAGGGAAAATTTGAAAAAATACAACAAATATGGAGTAATTCAATTGAGAAGGCAACTGTTTTATTAGTTCCTATAATCATCTTTTGTTTAGTTTTTGGTAAAGAGGTCATTATTAATTTTTTTGGAATTAAGTATCAAGATTCAGTAATCGTTTTTCAAATTTATATGCTTCAATGGTTGCGTGCGGTTGTTATCTTTGGTGGTGTAATGGGCGCTATTGGCTTAGAGAAAGCGCTTTTTAAAAATACAATCACTATGATGCTGGTTAATATCGTAGTGAATTATTTCATGATCATTAAATTTGGGATAATAGGAGCTGCTATAACAACAACTTTGTTAAATTATATTGGATGTTATCCATTAATAAAGAAAATAAACGAGGTTTTACCAGATAAATTTTCTTCCTATTTCCCATTTAAGACTTATATTTTTATTTTTGTTGTTTCAATAGGCTGTTGCTTAATTTTAAGATTTAATATTAATTCTATAGATATTTTTGAACTAATTTATATTTCAATATTATATTATATGTTTATTATTATATTATGGTTAAAATATAAAAAACAAAATGTTACCATTGATAATATTAAAGGATTGTTATGAATAATAATTTTTCAAAATATAAAAAAAATAAAAAATAGTTTAAGTTATAATTATAAAAATTATCCATTATCCAGTATTATAGCAATCGATATAGCATCGATAGTTTATAAAAAAATAAAGTTTTCTTTTAAAGATTTTATAAAGATAATTAGTTATAGAAAAATAAAAGTTGAAAATCCTTCTAATCCGACAATATTTTATTCAATAGGTAATTATAAAAGAAGAGACTATTATGAAATATTAGATTATGTTATGAAAGAAAGTAATGGTAAATTAATTGATTTATCTAATTATGAATATAAATATTATATTAATTTGCACTCTATTTTTCTTTCTTTTTATATTCTTTTTATAAAAAATCGAGTTATTGATCTGAAATGGATAAATAAGCTTCATTTATTTTGTCATATGGTTTTTTGCCTTAATAATATTAAGGCGTTAGAAAAAAACCAAAAAAAATTAAATAATATAAAGAGCTTTTGTGCTTTTTGTAGTAATTTATCAGGTGAAGCAGAACTTGATTTTTTCTTTAAATCTCGCGGTATTCCAACTTTTACATTACAACATGGTTCCTATTTTTTATACTCCGCTCCGCAACCGATAGATGCTATTGCATATGAAAATTTAGTTGCAGATAAATTATTATGTTGGGGTGAATATACGAAAGAACAATTTGAAAAATACGGTATTGATAAAAGTCGTTTACTAATTGCAGGATATTCAAAGATTCATTCTCCATTAAAGATTAAAGGCTCTAATGAAAAATTAAGAATACTTGTTCTTTTTTCAAGAAAAGAATTTCATTTAAATAATAAAAAATTATTTAAATTACTCAAATTAATTGATCAAGAATATGATATTCATTATAAGTTGCATCCTTCATTAGATCGCAATGAATATAAGCGTTTAAGTGAAGGAAGTAAGATTATTGCAATGGAGAATAAAACGATATTTGAATTGCTCACGACATCTAATTATGATTGTACAATTACCTATAATAGTACTGCCTATTACGATAGTTATATTAATAATTGCATTTCACTACGTTATAAAGATCAAGATTCTGATGCTGCAATTTCTGTAATAGATGATAATAGTTTTACAAATCTGAAAGAGTTAAAAGAAAAATTACAAATGATAACTGAATTAAATAATGATGTTGAATTTTGGAATTTAGTTTCTCAGCGTCTTACTTATATACTTGGCTTTAATATTAATAATTATCATGAATTGTTGAAGTAAGGATAATATGATTAAGAAAATCGTTGTATTTTTCTGCTACCCTTTGTCTGTAAAGATGAAAATAGTTAATAACTTTTACCTTCGCTATAAATGTGCTTTATTTGGTAAATTTTTTTCTCTTAGTTGGGGAAAATGTTCGACTATTGATAAAGCTATTTTTTGTAGTTATGAGCATCTTCATATTGGCAATAATGTTACTATTGGAAAACATGCACGTATTGAAGCAATTAATAAGTGGCAACAGACTATTTTTTATCCAGAAATTATAATTGGAAATGATGTTTCAATTGGACCAAGACTAACTCTCGTTACAGGTTCTAAATTAGTTATAGGTAATGCTTGTGTAATATCATACGATGTTACAATTACTGATATTGATCATGAGTATAGGCAAATCAATGTATGTATTGCCGATCAACCCTTAATAATTAATGAAACAAAAATTGGTGATTATTGCTTTATTGGTAGTGGTAGCAAAATACTAGCAGGTACAAAACTGGGTAATCATTGTATTGTAGGTGCGAATTCGATTGTGCGTGGGCAATTCCCCGATTATTGTGTTTTGGTTGGTTCTCCGGCCAAAATAATTAAAAAATTTAATAACATTAATAAAATATGGGAAAAAGTTTAATATATTTTAAGGTATATCAATGAAATCGATATTGCTTATTATGCCTTTTTTTAATGGATATGAAAAAGAAATAAAAAGGGTAATTGAAAGTTTTGGTTTTAAAGTTAAAATAGTTAGAGATAGTTCTTTTTTAGTTAATTTATTACATATTAAATTCTTTTCAAAAAGACTATATAATTTTTATATGGATAAGATTTGGCCTTTTATATTTATTCAATGTGCAAAAGGAAAATATGATTATTTGTTTGTCATTAAAGGTGAAGAACTGACACCAAATATATGTCAAAAGTTATATCATTATTCAAATTTTCATGCAAGTATTCTTTATTTGTGGGATTCTATTGCAAATATACCTAAAGCAATAAAAATTTTGCCTTTTTTTGATTAAAAATTTACATTTGACTATTTGGATTA is a genomic window of Arsenophonus apicola containing:
- a CDS encoding KpsF/GutQ family sugar-phosphate isomerase; protein product: MDYLSHAKLAIHNEIEGIKYVESKLDDNFNKIIDTIHFSSGRVVMCGMGKSGHIAKKIFATLVSTGTPSLFMHPAEAYHGDLGMIKKEDIFFVISNSGETSEVTQLLPFINRNGNILISMTGNSQSTIAKSSTFHIDIRIEREACPLNLAPTTSTTASLVIGDAIAIALMHANNFRVENFAQYHPGGALGKKLLSTVREYTNPAIFVSSNTTLIDILTELSRSYSGTILVGNEDKLYGVITDGDTRKKLLQVDKKEIFDITAKEIMTIDPKTTSANTKCNDANMKMERHGINSLVVIENGKVFGIYDNLNRKR
- the rfbC gene encoding dTDP-4-dehydrorhamnose 3,5-epimerase; the protein is MIIKKSILEGCIIIEPKVFIDERGFFLETFHSKRYIEAGIEIPFVQDNRSSSSRGVLRGLHFQKSKPQGKLVTVTYGEVFDVAVDIRPDSATFGQYESVILTEKNKLQLYIPPGFAHGFCVLTEKADFQYKCTDYYDPTDESGIRWDDPQLNIPWPKLNLILSEKDSNLPFLNEIKIDLINGWRK
- a CDS encoding NAD-dependent epimerase/dehydratase family protein is translated as MSLYTILGGSGFIGSEVTRQLQKNGYNVFIPERNDKDILKRELGIIIYCVGSGDCENLPFSVFDANVKLLSDIIINGKFKKIIYLSSTRLYMNNITSVEESDFIIGHQDNRRLFNLTKLVAEELCLKSSYNILIVRPSNVYGAAFSSPLFLPSITRDAINKGIVNMYVSPNYSKDYVSVSDVANAIVKLSLLEKTKYKIYNLAYGKNVSANEIASVLIKKTKCEVNWIYNHFDEKFPVTSIDRIKSEISYKPRFILKDLEKMVDDFRAFLKK
- a CDS encoding oligosaccharide flippase family protein, with amino-acid sequence MNTFFLMIQDGIKKIFSIFFLILLARILNQDDFGYYQQIILVVNVFAMIFIAGMPTALNYFYAELLDKTKGKQLFQRFFLLQIIIILFGVFILLCLSYLISTGFKNTYIYDYSIFISLIFVGLVLPEFFRNSSVTLNKMKDYTIITSSIQIITILIISFVAIKTQNIIDLIIISSISSILLVTILLLNNRKNFTPWLINYKNFKFNKNEISYIIAMSSTAFVGMINSYTDQIMTSLLLSPVEYSLLKVAAFQIPFISIVTGSLLTAMIPLITAYYKKGKFEKIQQIWSNSIEKATVLLVPIIIFCLVFGKEVIINFFGIKYQDSVIVFQIYMLQWLRAVVIFGGVMGAIGLEKALFKNTITMMLVNIVVNYFMIIKFGIIGAAITTTLLNYIGCYPLIKKINEVLPDKFSSYFPFKTYIFIFVVSIGCCLILRFNINSIDIFELIYISILYYMFIIILWLKYKKQNVTIDNIKGLL
- a CDS encoding acyltransferase; the encoded protein is MIKKIVVFFCYPLSVKMKIVNNFYLRYKCALFGKFFSLSWGKCSTIDKAIFCSYEHLHIGNNVTIGKHARIEAINKWQQTIFYPEIIIGNDVSIGPRLTLVTGSKLVIGNACVISYDVTITDIDHEYRQINVCIADQPLIINETKIGDYCFIGSGSKILAGTKLGNHCIVGANSIVRGQFPDYCVLVGSPAKIIKKFNNINKIWEKV
- a CDS encoding cytidylyltransferase domain-containing protein encodes the protein MKIVAFLPAKGSSSRIESKNLKLLDGKPLFLHMLEKLVNSNLFHEIYLDTESEDIIKAASELNCKVLHRESKLASNKTDGNRLFLNEVKHVDADIYVQVLCTSPFIEMSTIEEGINVLKKNKKFDSAVLVREEKLYIWDNESPVYDINNIPNSNDLKSTIIETMGLYIITKEAALLTKRRIGNTPYLLKASPLEAVDVNWPEDFNLAELIAAGRREKDRKLLGNIKNCLSSSLLSDLLDDLGYPNQVIKGLLPNIKQAKLLGRAKPLKLRKLKEKENFDGIYNALNSYSTIIPNDIIIVENEVDDYAYFGELNANLAIRAGAAGVIVNGMTRDHIEVIATGFPVFSKGYTCQDVRKRATTEYFNKTIQLNGIKIEPECLVFADSEGVIIIPKDIEKQVIEEVYKRATNEKKILSDIASGVDINKIINDYGFF